From the Streptomyces sp. NBC_00390 genome, the window TCCCTTCATGAGGCTGTACCTGCTGGCCCTGAACCCGACCGACTCGGTGACCGAGGGGTTTCTGCCCGCCGCCCGCCGTCTCGGCATCGATGTCACGCTGCTCACCGACCAGCCGGATGCGCACGACGCCGACCCCGCCGTCGATGTTCTGGAGTGCGACGTACGTGACTTCCGGGCGGTGATCACCTCGGTCTCGGCCGGCCGGGCGCCGGACGCCGTCTTCACCAACAGCGACCATCTGCAGACCCAGGCCGCGCTCGCCGCCGACTACTTCGGGCTCCCTGCCAAGCCCTGGCAGGCCGCCCTCCGCACCAAGAACAAGGCGGAGATGCGCCGCACGCTCGCCGCGGCCGGGATCGATGCCGTCCGGTCTGCGGAAGTCGCCCCGGGGCAGGACCCGGCCGCCGTACTCGCCGCCCCCGACCTGCCGTTCCCCTGCGTGGTCAAGCCGCGCGAAGGAGTGGCCAGCGAGGACGTCGTGCTGGCCGACGGGCCGGCGGAACTCGTGGAGCGCTGCAAGGAGATCCAGGCGCGCCGCCCGCGGGCCTCACTGGTCGTCGAGGAATATCTGCCCGGCGAGCTGTGCACCCTGGAAACCCTCGGTGACGGCGAACGCCTGCACGTGCTCGGCGGCTTCCGCACCGAGCTGTCCCCGCCCCCGTACTTCATCGAGGAACGGCTGACGTACGTCCCCCGCCACCCCGAGCCGGTCGTCGCACAGGTCCTCGCGCAACTGAACGCGCTCGGCGTCGGATTCGGCGCCTGCCACACCGAGTTCACCGTGCACGAAGGGCGCGCGCGCCTCATCGAGGTCAATTACCGGGCCATCGGCGACCAGTGCGACCTGCTGCTCGCGGACCTCCTCGGCATTCCGCTCTTCGAACACATCCTCCGTACGCATCTGGGGCAGCCCCTGCCCGACGATCTGGGGGCGCGCTCCGATCGCGCCGCCCGTCTCGACTATCCGTGCGCGCGGCGCGCCGGCACCCTGACCCGCTCACCGGCCCCAGTTGAACTCTCCGTCGGTGACGTCCGTTTGACGTACCGTCCGATGCGTCAGCTGGGGGAGCGGCACGGTGTGTACCACACGAACCGCGACATCCTGGGGGTCGTCAGAGCCATCGGCGCCGACCAGGAGTCCGTCGACCGGGCCGTGGCCGGCTTCCTCGGCTCGCAGCAGTGGGAGATCACGCCGTGACGGTGACGACGGAAGAAGCTTCGGGCACGGATCTGCTGCTGCGCGTCCTGAGTGCCCTGCTTCGCGAGGACGTCGTCGGCCTCCGCAGCCGCAGCACCCCCGTCGAGGAATCGGACGGCACCTGGCTGCGCCTCACCGCAGCGGACGGCGGCGCACTGCTGCTGCCGGTACGCGCCGACGGGTTCCAGTGCGCGACGGCGGCCCGGCTCCCCCTGCTGCGCCGGGAGCCCGACGGAGCCGAACTCACCACGGCCGAAGGCATACTGGACGCGCTCGCCGCCCTCGCGGACCAGGAGGACCGCCCCGGTTTCGCGGCCTTCCTGGGCGAATGTCGCGATGCTCTCGAGGCCCTGCGGCTGCACGCCGAGACCCGCGACGAGATCGCCGGACTGCTCTCGGCCCGCCATGGCGCCGACCCTGCCGACTGGACCGGCCCCGCCGGGGGCCTCGCCCACGACACACTCGCCGCCCGCGCCGACCACCCCGTCTATCCGACCGCGCGCGGCCGCTCCGGACTCTCGCCCCGTCAACTACGCCAGTACGCACCGGAGTTCCATCCCCGCTTCCCGTTGCGCTGGCTGGCCCTGCCCAAGGAGGCGGTCACGGCACAGGGCCTGGACCCGGACGGGGGCGGAGTGTGGCCCGCTCCCTCCGTCCTCGGGCTGCCCGGTGCACTCGACGCCAGTCATCTCACGCTCCCCGTACACCCGTTGACCGCCGAGGGACCCCTGCGGGAAGCACTGCGCGCCACCGGGCTCGACACGACGGCCTTCCTCGCGGACCGGCCCCATCTTCAGGCCGTGCCGACGCTGTCGATGCGCACCGTCGCCCTCACCGCGCACCCCCGCGTCCATCTCAAACTTCCTCTCGCCACCTCCACCCTGGGCCTGCTCAACCGGCGCACCATCAAGCCCGGCAGCCTGTGCGACGGTGCCGCCGGCCAGCGGCTGCTGGAGACGGTCATCGCCCGGGAACCCCGCTTCCGGGGCACTGTCCTGCACGCGGACGAGACCGCCTTCGCCCATGCCGGGCACGAACTCCTTGCCGCACTGCGGCGCATCCTGCCCGCCGGACTGGACGGCTCCGTCGTCGTTCCGTTGGCCGGCCTGCTCGGCCGGGCCCCCGGCGGCCGCCTGGTGATCGACCATCTCGCCGACCGGTTCTACGGCGGCGACCCGCTCACGCTCCTCGATGCGCTGCTCACCCTGCTCCTCGACTGGCAGACCACACTCTTCGGCTACGGCATCGCCCTCGAGTCCCATCAGCAGAACATCTCCCTCGTGCTCGACACCGCCGCGGGAAGCCCGCGGCTGCGGCTGCTGCTCAAGGACAACGACGGCCCGCGTATCAACGCCGCACGGCTGCGCGCCGCCCTCGGCCCCGACGCGCCCGGCCCGGCCGCCTTCGACGACAGGCGCATCTTCGGCGACAGCGACGGGCCGGTCACCGACCTGTTCACCACGATCACCGTCCATCTGTGCGCCGGCGCCTACGCGTTCGGGCTCGCGGCCCATGGCCGCGCCCCGCTGGAGCGGCTGCTCGCGCTCGTACGCGACCGCCTCGGCGAAGCCGTCGAGCGGCTCGGCACCCGCCCCGGACAGCCCGGGGCCGTGCTGCGCGCCCGGGTACTCGACGCACCGCGGCTGCCGGTCAAGGCCATGGTCACGGCGGGCACCCTGCTCACCAAGGCCAGATCGGGAGCAGCGGACATCAACAAGCACTACACCACCGGACCCAACTACCTGTTGCGAGGAGCGTGACCCGGCGATGGCCACCACGATCCCCCGCCCGCCGGCCGCGCCGGCGCGGCTCACGGCACTGCCCACCGCCGACCGGGCCGTGTCCCACACCCTCCTGAACTGTCTGCTGCGCGAGGTGTCGGGACCCGAGCGACAGACCGCCGTCATCGGCGGCCATCTGCTGGTGCGTCTGCCACGCCGCGGCAGCACCCTGCGTGTGGCACTGCGCCGTACCTCCCTGCTCGGTGCCCACCGCTTCACCGGCCCGGTCATCGAGCAGACCGCACGCGGCTGGGCCGAGACCGACTTCAGACGGCTCGCCGAACACATCCACGGCGAGCTGTCGTTGCGTTCCGGGGCCGCCAACGACGAGTTCCTCGGGCAGGTCGCGGCAAGCCACCGAGCGGTCCGCGCCGCCCTCGCGCAGGCGCGCCCCGAGACGCCGGCCGGGGACCGCCTCGCGACCTACCTCGCCTCCGAGCAGTCCCTGCTGTTCGGTCACCGCTTCCACCCCACCCCCAAGGCCCACGGCGGCGACCCCGCCTCCTGGGCCGCCTACGCCCCGGAGACCGGAGCAGGCTTCCCGCTGCGGCTGCTCGCCGTGCGCGACCACCTGATCGCCGAGGAGAGCGCCGAGCCCGGAGCCGCCGACCCGCTCGACCGGCTGGGGACCGCGCCCGCCGGCCACCGGCTGCTGCCCGCGCACCCGTGGCAGTACGAACTGCTGCGCACGCGGCCCGCCCTGCGGCAGGCACTCGAGCGCGGCGACGTCCTCGACCTCGGCCGCGGCCCGAAGCGGTTCACCCCCACCGCCTCCGTGCGGACCGTCTACGACGGCACCACCTTCCTCAAGTTCAGCCTCGACATCCGCATCACCAACTGCGTACGCAAGAACGCCCATTACGAACTCGCGGGTGCCGTCGCCCTCACCCGGCTGCTCGGCCCGGCACTCGCCGATCTGGCCGACCGCTTTCCCGGCACCGGCCTGCTGCGCGAGCCGGCCTATCGCACCCTCGCGCTCCCCGGCCCCGGCGGGCGCCCCGACCGCACGCTGCTGGAAGGCCTCGGCGTCATCGTCCGCGAAGGACTCGACCGCCACCTGCGGCCCGACACCACCGCCCTGCTCGCGGCGGCCGTCGCCGACGAATACCCCACCGGCCCCGGCCACATCTCGAGGCTGCTGCCCGCCGCCGACCCCGAGGCGGCCCTGTCGTGGTGGAGGGAGTACCTGCGGCTGCTGGTCCCTCCCGTGCTCGCCGCGTACTTCGACCACGGGCTCGTCCTCGAACCCCACCTGCAGAACGTCCTCGTCTGCGTCGACGCCGAGGGCAGGCCGGCCCAGGTCCTCTTCCGCGACCTGGAGGGCACCAAGCTCGTCCCCGAACACCACGCCGGCACCCTTGCCGCGCTGCCCCCCGACGTCGCCGCCCCCATGACGTACGACGCCGGACGCGGCTGGGACCGGGTCGTCTACTGCCTCCTGGTGAACCACGCGGCCGAGATGCTCGCCGCCATCGCCGACCTGTATCCGCACACCGAGACCGAGCTGTGGGCACAACTGGGCCGCACGCTCCAGGAGTACGGCGACACGCACGGCTGCCCGCCAAGGCTGCGAGCGCTGCTGGCCGGCGCGCCCCTGCCGGCCAAGGCCAATCTGCTCACCCGCTGGCAGCGCACCGCCGACCGCAGCGCCGGCTATGTCCGCCTGCCATCCCCTCTCGCGCCGGACGCACAGTCCCGCGTCCCCCGCACGGATCCGGACGGAAGCACCCGATGACCACCCCCACCCCCACCCCCACCCCCACCGCCCCCGTCCGTGACCGGGCCCTGTCCCTCGCGGGACACCAATTGCCCGCCTACATCTACGACCTCGGCGCACTGCGTGAGCACGCCGCCTCCGTCCGGTCGGCACTGCCGGAGCGGGTGGAGCTGTACTACGCGGCCAAGGCCAACCCCGAACCGGAGATCCTCACCGCACTCGCCCCCTACGTGCACGGCTACGAGGTCTCCTCCGGCGGCGAGCTCGCCCATGTCACCGCGTCCGTCCCGGACCGCCCGCTCGCCTTCGGCGGCCCGGGCAAGACGCCCGACGAGATCGCCGCGGCCCTGGAACTCGGCGTGGCGCGTTTCCATGTGGAGAGCGCGTACGAACTGCGCATGCTGGCCGAGCTCGCCTCCCGCACGGCACCCGGCCGCCGGATCGCGGTGCTGCTCCGTTTCAATCTGCCCGTCGCCGCCCGCTCGCTCGAAGGCAGTGCACTGACCATGGGCGGCCGCCCCGCACCGTTCGGCATGGACCCGGCCGAGGCGGACGACGCGGTGCGTGCACTCACCGACGGCAGCCATCCACAGCTGGAGCTGCGCGGCATCCACGCCCACCTGGCCAGCGGTCTCGCGGCCGCGGAGCAGCTCGCCGTGGCCGAAGCCGTGGTCACCTGGGCAGCCGGCCTCGCGGCCCGCCACCGCATACCGCTCCACGAGGTGAACGTCGGCGGTGGCATGACCGTCGACTACGCCCGGCCCGGCGCCCGTTTCGACTGGGCCGCCTTCGGCACCGGCCTCGCCCGTATCGCCGCCGCCCACCCGGGCCCGCTGCTGCGCATCGAGCCGGGCCGCGCCCTGAGTGCCTACTGCGGCTGGTACGCCACCGAGGTGCTGGACGTGAAGCACAGCCATGGCGAGGACTTCGCCGTCGTCCGCGGCGGCACCCACCATCTACGCACCCCCGCGACCAAGGGCCACGACCAGCCGGCCGCCGTGCTGCCCATGGACACCTGGCCGCACCCCTGGCCCCGTGCGGCCGCCCGGCAGGACGTGATCACCCTGACCGGACAGCTGTGCACCCCGAAGGACGTCCTTGCCCGCCGGGTGCCGGCCGCGGGGCTGCGCGCGGGGGACCGCGTGGTGTTCGCGCTGGCCGGGGCGTACGCATGGAACATTTCGCACCACGACTTCCTCATGCACCCACGACCCGGATTCCACTTCCTTGCGCCCGCGTTCCCGGAGCCCACGCCGCCGCACGGGCCATGACGTGCCCCGCCCGTCGCGCTCGGCGTGCGGCCTCCACGGGGAGGACGGACGATGAACGCGATGAGCGGAGCAGCAGTGACCAAGGAAAATGCCGGCCTCGGCCTGGACCGGGGTCTGGTCGTGCTGGAGAAGGTCAACAAGCACTTCGGCGCGCTGCATGTGCTGCAGGACATCGACCTGACCATCGTCCGGGGCGAGGTCATCGTGGTGATCGGACCGTCCGGGTCCGGGAAGTCCACCCTGTGCCGTGCCATCAACCGGCTGGAGACCATCGACTCGGGCGTGATCGCCGTCGACGGCAAGCCGCTGCCCGCGGAGGGCCGTGAGCTGGCCGCGCTGCGCGCCGATGTCGGCATGGTCTTCCAGTCCTTCAACCTGTTCGCGCACAAGACCGTGCTGCAGAACGTGATGCTCGGACAGGTCAAGGTGCGCAAGAAGGACAAGAAGGAAGCCGAGGAGCGGGCCCGGGCACTGCTCGAGCGGGTGGGGGTCGCCTCGCAGGCGGACAAGTATCCCGCGCAGCTCTCGGGCGGCCAGCAGCAGCGTGTGGCCATCGCCCGGGCGCTGGCCATGGACCCGAAGGTGATGCTCTTCGACGAGCCGACCTCGGCGCTCGACCCCGAGATGATCAATGAGGTGCTGGAGGTGATGCAACAGCTCGCCCGGGACGGAATGACGATGGTCGTCGTCACCCACGAGATGGGATTCGCCCGTTCGGCCGCCAACCGCGTGGTGTTCATGGCGGACGGCCGGATTGTTGAGGAGACGACACCCGACGAATTCTTCACCAACCCGCGCAGCGAACGTGCCAAGGACTTCCTGTCGAAGATCCTGCACCACTGAGCCGGCCCTCGGCCGACCGGTCCCTGCTCGGCGGACCCCGCACCACATCTCGATCCCTAGGGATGATCACCATGAAGCTTCGTAAGGTCACCGCCGCGGCCGCTGCCGTGCTGGCGCTGTCCCTGACTGCCTCGGCCTGCGGATCGGACGGCGGCGGGGGCGACAGCGGATCCGACGACAAGAAGATCACCGTCGGTATCAAGTTCGATCAGCCCGGCCTCGGTCTGAAGACCCCGGACGGCAAGTACACCGGCTTCGACGTCGACGTGGCCAACTATGTGGCCAAGCAGCTCGGCTACAAGCCCGGTGACATCCAGTTCAAGGAAGCCAAGAGCGCCGACCGCGAGACCCTGCTCCAGCGCGGCGATGTCGACTTCATCGCCGCCACCTACTCGATCAACCCCGAGCGGGCGAAGAAGGTCGACTTCGCCGGCCCCTACTTCCTGGCACACCAGGACGTGCTGGTCCGCGCGGACGACAACTCCATCACCAAGCCGGCCGACCTGAACAACAAGAAGCTCTGCTCGGTGACCGGCTCCACCTCCGCGCAGAACGTCAAGGACCAGCTGGCTCCGAAAGCTCAGCTGCAGGAGTACGGCGGCTACTCGGAGTGCCTGACCGGCCTGGAGAACAAGGTCATCGACGCCCTGACCACCGATGACGTGATCCTCGCGGGATACGCGGCGCAGCCGGAGCACCAGGGCAAGTTCAAGCTCGGAGGCTTCAAGCTCAGCAACGAGAACTACGGGATCGGTGTCCAGAAGGGCAGCGAACTCAAGGCGAAGATCAACACGGCCCTGGAGAAGATGGTCGCGGACGGCTCCTGGGACAAGGCCGTGACGAAGAACTTCGGCCCGGCCGAGTACCAGAACGAACCCCCGCCGAAGATCGGCGTCGTCGTCAACTGACGCACACGACACCCACGGGCGCGCCGCCGACCAGCGCGGCGCGCTTCGCCTGCCACACACGCGAAGGTGCGGGAGAGACGTGTTCGACTTTCTTCAGGGCTACAACGTGCTGGGGGCGTTCTGGGTCACGGTGCAGCTCGCCGTCTACTCCGCCATCGGCTCCCTGATCTGGGGAACGCTCCTGGCCGCGATGCGGGTCAGTCCCGTCCCGCTGATGCGTGGCTTCGGCACCGGCTACATCAACATCGTGCGGAACATCCCGCTCACGGTGATCATCGTGTTCACCTCTCTGGGGCTGTTCCAGACCCTCGGCGTCAGCATGGGGGCGGACGATTTCGAGACCATCAACTTCCGCCTCGCCGTCCTCGGCCTCATCGCCTACACGGCCGCCTTCGTCTGCGAGGCACTGCGGTCCGGCATCAACACGGTGCCCATCGGCCAGACGGAGGCGGCGCGCGCGATCGGGCTGAGCTTCACCCAGGTGCTCCGGCTCATCATCCTGCCTCAGGCCTTCCGCTCGGTGGTGGGCCCGCTCGCCAACGTCCTGATCGCTCTCACCAAGAACACCACCGTGGCCTCCGCGATCGGCGTCGCCGAAGCCGCGACGCTGATGCGGGAGATGATCGAGAACGAGGCTCAGCTGATCCTGATCTCCGCCATCTTCGCCTTCGGCTTCATCTGTCTGACTCTCCCCACCGGGCTCTTCCTCGGCTGGGTCGCCAAGAAGGTGGCGGTGAAGCGATGAGCACGGTCCTGTACGACACCCCGGGGCCGCGCGCCAAGCGGCGCAATGTGCTCCTCACAGTCGTGTTCCTGATCGCGCTGGCCGCACTGTGCTGGTGGGTGATCGAGGCTCTCGCCGCCAAGGGGCAACTCGAATGGGTCAAGTGGGAGCCGTTCTTCACCGACTCCCGCGCCTGGTCGACCTATCTCCTGCCGGGCCTGAAGAACACGCTCATCGCCGCCTTCCTGGCGATGATCATCGCGCTGCCCCTCGGCGCGCTGTTCGGTATCGCCCGGCTCTCCGACCACGGGTGGGTCCGGGGCGCGGCCGGCACCGTGGTGGAGTTCTTCCGCGCGATCCCGGTGCTCATCCTGATGCTGTTCGCGAATGCGGCGTACTCCGAGTTCACCGACGTCAGTCCCGACAGCCGGCCGCTGTACGCCGTGGTGACCGGCCTCGTCCTCTACAACTCCTCGGTGCTCGCCGAGATCGTACGCGCCGGAATCCTCTCGCTGCCTCGAGGCCAGACGGACGCCGCCAAGGCGATCGGCATGCGCAAGGGCCAGACCATGCGGTTCGTGCTGCTGCCCCAGTCGGTCACCGCGATGCTGCCGGCCATCGTCAGCCAGCTCGTCGTCATCGTGAAGGACACGGCGCTCGGCGGCGCATTGCTCGGGTTCTCCGAGCTGCTCGCATCGGTCCGCCCGATGAGCGCGAACTACGGGGCCAACACCATCGCCAGCTTCACCGTCGTCGCCGTGATCTTCGTGGCGCTGAACTTCGGCCTCACCACCTTCGCCGGCTGGCTGGAGGGCAGGCTGCGACGCGGCAAGAAGTCCACCGGCGCGGTGGTGGGTGCCGACGCGGTGGAGGAGCTGGCCACGCCCGGCGAACACATCGAGCCGGGTGCCGACGGGACCGGCTTCGGCCCGGGGGGCCGTGAGAAGTGACGAAGGTGTGCACGTGTCCGTGCGAATCGCACGGTTGAGCTGCGGCGCCCGTCGCGACCGAGAGAGTATGGACCTACCCTCGTCATCCTGATGTGAGGACGTGATCGAGACAGCGTGCCTGTGCATCGTGACGCGGAAGGAGCGACCGTGGGCAGCGCCGACGTGTTCCGTGCGCGGCTCAGCGTGAACGGCCGTGCGGATGTGCCCCTGTCGCCGCCGGGCGGCCTGCTGGACGTGCTCGGGGTCGCAGCCGTGGTGCTCGATGCGCAGGGGCGGATCGTGCTGTGGAGCCCACAGGCCGAGGAACTGCTCGGCTACACCGCGCAGGAGGCTCTGGGGCAGTACGCCGCCCAGCTGCTGGTCGCCGACGAGCATCTCGATCTGGTGCTGCAGCTGTTCGCCCAGGTCATGGAGAGCGGGGAGAGCTGGGAGGGCGTCTTCCGGGTACGGCACAGGGACGGTACCCAGCGGCTGCTCGAATGGCGCAACATGCGGCTCCAGGACGATCTCGGCGCCTTCTACGCCCTCGGCCTCGCCACCGACCAGGCGACCCTGCGCCGGGTGGAGCAGGATCTCGCCCTGTCGCTGCGCCTGGTCGACCAGTCCCCGATCGGGCTGGCCGTGCTGGACACGGATCTGCGCTACGTCTCGGTGAACCCCGCTCTTGAGCGGCTGGGCGGCCTGTCCGCCGAGGAGATCCTGGGCCGCAGCATGCGCGAAGCGCTGCCGTTCGGGGACGCCGACGCACTCGAGGCCGCGATGCGCCAGGTGCTCAGGACCGGCAAGCCTCTGCTGGACCGCTATGTGCTGGGCCGTACCGCAGCGGATCCGGACACCGAACAGGCGTGGTCGGTGTCCCTGTACCGGCTGGAGGACCCGGGAGGCCGGGTGCTGGGCCTGGCCGTCTCGGTGGTGGATGTCACCGACCGGCACCGGGCCGCCACCGAGGCGGAGCGGGCGCGGCGCCGGCTCGCGCTGGTGGCGGACGCCTCCGTACGCATCGGTACGACCCTCGATCTGGAGCAGACCGCACGGGAACTGGCCGATGTGGCCGTGCCGGAACTGGCCGACATCGCCGCCGTCGATGTGCTCGACCGGGTGCTGGTCGGCCCGGACGGCGGTCCGGGCCGGGCGTCCGGCGACGACGGACCCGTGCTGATCCGCGCCCTCGCTGTCGCCTCCGCCTATCCCACGGTTGCCGTCGAGGCCGCCGACCGGCCCAGCGAACTGGCCCGGTACGACGCCGACCGGCTGGTCACGCAGTGCGTCAACACCGGGCGGCCGGTCATGGTGTCCGAGCTCGGGACGCAGGATCTGACGAAGATCGCCCGCAATGTGGAGGCCGCCGGGCTGCTGCGGGAGGCGGGGGTGCACTCCTATCTGGCCGTGCCGCTGATCGCGCGCGGTGAGGTGCTGGGAGCGCTCGACCTCAAGCGTGCCCGCAATCCCGAGCCCTTCACGGAGGACGACGTCCTGCTCGCCACCGAGTTCGCCTCCCGCGCCGCCGTGTGCATCGACAACGCCCGCTGGTACCGCCAGCAGCGGGAGACGGCCCTCAAACTGCAGCGCAGCATGCTTCCCGAGATGCCCCAGCACCTTGTCGGCCTCGAGGTCGCCTCCCGCTACCAGCCGGCCAGAGCGGGCAGCGAGGTCGGCGGTGACTGGTTCGACATCATTCCCATGAACCGGGAGCGCACCGCGCTGGTGGTGGGCGATGTGATGGGCAGCGGGATCAATGCGGCCACTGTCATGGGCCGGCTGCGCACCGCGACGCAGACCCTGACCAAGCTCGCCCTGGACCCCGCGGTGGTCCTGCGGCATCTCGACGAGATCACCGCCGGTCTCGACCCGTACTTCGCCACCTGCATGTACGTCGCGTACGACCCGCACCGCGCCCAGTGCAACATCGCCAACGCCGGCCATCTGCCGCCGGTGCTGGTCCGCGCCGGCTCGGCGCCGCGGCTGCTCGACCTGCCCACGGGCACCCCCCTCGGCGTCGGCGGCGGCGTGCTGCGCAGCGTCACCGTCGGCCTCGACCCGGGTGACCTGCTCGTGCTCTACACCGACGGTTTGGTCGAGACCCGCGACCAGGACATCGACGTCCGCCTCGACACGCTGCTCGGCCTCCTCCAGGTCCCCGACGCGTCGCTGGAGGACACCTGCGACCGGCTGCTGCGAGCCCTGCGCCAGCCGGACACACCCGACGACGTCGCTCT encodes:
- a CDS encoding IucA/IucC family protein — its product is MATTIPRPPAAPARLTALPTADRAVSHTLLNCLLREVSGPERQTAVIGGHLLVRLPRRGSTLRVALRRTSLLGAHRFTGPVIEQTARGWAETDFRRLAEHIHGELSLRSGAANDEFLGQVAASHRAVRAALAQARPETPAGDRLATYLASEQSLLFGHRFHPTPKAHGGDPASWAAYAPETGAGFPLRLLAVRDHLIAEESAEPGAADPLDRLGTAPAGHRLLPAHPWQYELLRTRPALRQALERGDVLDLGRGPKRFTPTASVRTVYDGTTFLKFSLDIRITNCVRKNAHYELAGAVALTRLLGPALADLADRFPGTGLLREPAYRTLALPGPGGRPDRTLLEGLGVIVREGLDRHLRPDTTALLAAAVADEYPTGPGHISRLLPAADPEAALSWWREYLRLLVPPVLAAYFDHGLVLEPHLQNVLVCVDAEGRPAQVLFRDLEGTKLVPEHHAGTLAALPPDVAAPMTYDAGRGWDRVVYCLLVNHAAEMLAAIADLYPHTETELWAQLGRTLQEYGDTHGCPPRLRALLAGAPLPAKANLLTRWQRTADRSAGYVRLPSPLAPDAQSRVPRTDPDGSTR
- a CDS encoding amino acid ABC transporter permease is translated as MFDFLQGYNVLGAFWVTVQLAVYSAIGSLIWGTLLAAMRVSPVPLMRGFGTGYINIVRNIPLTVIIVFTSLGLFQTLGVSMGADDFETINFRLAVLGLIAYTAAFVCEALRSGINTVPIGQTEAARAIGLSFTQVLRLIILPQAFRSVVGPLANVLIALTKNTTVASAIGVAEAATLMREMIENEAQLILISAIFAFGFICLTLPTGLFLGWVAKKVAVKR
- a CDS encoding type III PLP-dependent enzyme encodes the protein MTTPTPTPTPTAPVRDRALSLAGHQLPAYIYDLGALREHAASVRSALPERVELYYAAKANPEPEILTALAPYVHGYEVSSGGELAHVTASVPDRPLAFGGPGKTPDEIAAALELGVARFHVESAYELRMLAELASRTAPGRRIAVLLRFNLPVAARSLEGSALTMGGRPAPFGMDPAEADDAVRALTDGSHPQLELRGIHAHLASGLAAAEQLAVAEAVVTWAAGLAARHRIPLHEVNVGGGMTVDYARPGARFDWAAFGTGLARIAAAHPGPLLRIEPGRALSAYCGWYATEVLDVKHSHGEDFAVVRGGTHHLRTPATKGHDQPAAVLPMDTWPHPWPRAAARQDVITLTGQLCTPKDVLARRVPAAGLRAGDRVVFALAGAYAWNISHHDFLMHPRPGFHFLAPAFPEPTPPHGP
- a CDS encoding ATP-grasp domain-containing protein, encoding MRLYLLALNPTDSVTEGFLPAARRLGIDVTLLTDQPDAHDADPAVDVLECDVRDFRAVITSVSAGRAPDAVFTNSDHLQTQAALAADYFGLPAKPWQAALRTKNKAEMRRTLAAAGIDAVRSAEVAPGQDPAAVLAAPDLPFPCVVKPREGVASEDVVLADGPAELVERCKEIQARRPRASLVVEEYLPGELCTLETLGDGERLHVLGGFRTELSPPPYFIEERLTYVPRHPEPVVAQVLAQLNALGVGFGACHTEFTVHEGRARLIEVNYRAIGDQCDLLLADLLGIPLFEHILRTHLGQPLPDDLGARSDRAARLDYPCARRAGTLTRSPAPVELSVGDVRLTYRPMRQLGERHGVYHTNRDILGVVRAIGADQESVDRAVAGFLGSQQWEITP
- a CDS encoding amino acid ABC transporter ATP-binding protein, producing the protein MSGAAVTKENAGLGLDRGLVVLEKVNKHFGALHVLQDIDLTIVRGEVIVVIGPSGSGKSTLCRAINRLETIDSGVIAVDGKPLPAEGRELAALRADVGMVFQSFNLFAHKTVLQNVMLGQVKVRKKDKKEAEERARALLERVGVASQADKYPAQLSGGQQQRVAIARALAMDPKVMLFDEPTSALDPEMINEVLEVMQQLARDGMTMVVVTHEMGFARSAANRVVFMADGRIVEETTPDEFFTNPRSERAKDFLSKILHH
- a CDS encoding glutamate ABC transporter substrate-binding protein, which translates into the protein MKLRKVTAAAAAVLALSLTASACGSDGGGGDSGSDDKKITVGIKFDQPGLGLKTPDGKYTGFDVDVANYVAKQLGYKPGDIQFKEAKSADRETLLQRGDVDFIAATYSINPERAKKVDFAGPYFLAHQDVLVRADDNSITKPADLNNKKLCSVTGSTSAQNVKDQLAPKAQLQEYGGYSECLTGLENKVIDALTTDDVILAGYAAQPEHQGKFKLGGFKLSNENYGIGVQKGSELKAKINTALEKMVADGSWDKAVTKNFGPAEYQNEPPPKIGVVVN
- a CDS encoding amino acid ABC transporter permease yields the protein MSTVLYDTPGPRAKRRNVLLTVVFLIALAALCWWVIEALAAKGQLEWVKWEPFFTDSRAWSTYLLPGLKNTLIAAFLAMIIALPLGALFGIARLSDHGWVRGAAGTVVEFFRAIPVLILMLFANAAYSEFTDVSPDSRPLYAVVTGLVLYNSSVLAEIVRAGILSLPRGQTDAAKAIGMRKGQTMRFVLLPQSVTAMLPAIVSQLVVIVKDTALGGALLGFSELLASVRPMSANYGANTIASFTVVAVIFVALNFGLTTFAGWLEGRLRRGKKSTGAVVGADAVEELATPGEHIEPGADGTGFGPGGREK
- a CDS encoding IucA/IucC family protein, whose amino-acid sequence is MTTEEASGTDLLLRVLSALLREDVVGLRSRSTPVEESDGTWLRLTAADGGALLLPVRADGFQCATAARLPLLRREPDGAELTTAEGILDALAALADQEDRPGFAAFLGECRDALEALRLHAETRDEIAGLLSARHGADPADWTGPAGGLAHDTLAARADHPVYPTARGRSGLSPRQLRQYAPEFHPRFPLRWLALPKEAVTAQGLDPDGGGVWPAPSVLGLPGALDASHLTLPVHPLTAEGPLREALRATGLDTTAFLADRPHLQAVPTLSMRTVALTAHPRVHLKLPLATSTLGLLNRRTIKPGSLCDGAAGQRLLETVIAREPRFRGTVLHADETAFAHAGHELLAALRRILPAGLDGSVVVPLAGLLGRAPGGRLVIDHLADRFYGGDPLTLLDALLTLLLDWQTTLFGYGIALESHQQNISLVLDTAAGSPRLRLLLKDNDGPRINAARLRAALGPDAPGPAAFDDRRIFGDSDGPVTDLFTTITVHLCAGAYAFGLAAHGRAPLERLLALVRDRLGEAVERLGTRPGQPGAVLRARVLDAPRLPVKAMVTAGTLLTKARSGAADINKHYTTGPNYLLRGA
- a CDS encoding SpoIIE family protein phosphatase gives rise to the protein MGSADVFRARLSVNGRADVPLSPPGGLLDVLGVAAVVLDAQGRIVLWSPQAEELLGYTAQEALGQYAAQLLVADEHLDLVLQLFAQVMESGESWEGVFRVRHRDGTQRLLEWRNMRLQDDLGAFYALGLATDQATLRRVEQDLALSLRLVDQSPIGLAVLDTDLRYVSVNPALERLGGLSAEEILGRSMREALPFGDADALEAAMRQVLRTGKPLLDRYVLGRTAADPDTEQAWSVSLYRLEDPGGRVLGLAVSVVDVTDRHRAATEAERARRRLALVADASVRIGTTLDLEQTARELADVAVPELADIAAVDVLDRVLVGPDGGPGRASGDDGPVLIRALAVASAYPTVAVEAADRPSELARYDADRLVTQCVNTGRPVMVSELGTQDLTKIARNVEAAGLLREAGVHSYLAVPLIARGEVLGALDLKRARNPEPFTEDDVLLATEFASRAAVCIDNARWYRQQRETALKLQRSMLPEMPQHLVGLEVASRYQPARAGSEVGGDWFDIIPMNRERTALVVGDVMGSGINAATVMGRLRTATQTLTKLALDPAVVLRHLDEITAGLDPYFATCMYVAYDPHRAQCNIANAGHLPPVLVRAGSAPRLLDLPTGTPLGVGGGVLRSVTVGLDPGDLLVLYTDGLVETRDQDIDVRLDTLLGLLQVPDASLEDTCDRLLRALRQPDTPDDVALLIARVTG